In one Halofilum ochraceum genomic region, the following are encoded:
- a CDS encoding YbhB/YbcL family Raf kinase inhibitor-like protein, whose translation MRVISPAFEDGEIIPAHWCAPASDTLPRLEIEGVPPCAASLVVILEDPESPLGTVTHWLVWNIPPETRYLDPADLPDGATVGLDTYGGTGEMGPPPPTGRRHYRWEILALDTALDLPTGASRVQLDPALRGHVLERARLTAIVEQPEPGDTPGE comes from the coding sequence ATGCGCGTGATCAGCCCGGCTTTTGAGGACGGTGAAATCATCCCCGCGCACTGGTGCGCGCCCGCTAGCGATACCTTGCCACGGCTCGAGATAGAGGGTGTTCCGCCATGCGCGGCCTCACTGGTCGTGATCCTCGAGGACCCCGAATCGCCCCTGGGGACGGTGACACACTGGCTCGTGTGGAATATCCCGCCGGAAACCCGTTACCTCGATCCCGCCGACCTTCCCGATGGTGCAACGGTTGGCCTCGATACGTATGGCGGGACTGGAGAGATGGGTCCTCCGCCGCCCACCGGGCGCCGCCATTATCGGTGGGAAATTCTCGCCCTGGACACCGCGCTCGATCTGCCGACCGGGGCTTCGCGCGTTCAACTTGACCCGGCGCTGCGGGGGCATGTGCTTGAGCGCGCGAGGTTGACCGCGATCGTCGAGCAGCCGGAGCCCGGAGACACGCCCGGTGAGTGA
- a CDS encoding C-terminal binding protein: MTEQQPDTIRIVHLDPDGFGDVSMERAVFEAACGNIVFDAIWPAERGNLAEIGPAHVLLTHYTEIDDAAMAAIGPEVIVRYATGVDGVDLEAATRRGIRVTRIPEYCDAEVGEHVFAMALALWRRLPQYDTHVDTGGWDFHHAAPGGSVTDATFAFLRYGRKARSAAKLARPLGCPIIAHDPHIPGDAIAAAGAEPVAFDELFARADVLSLHSPLTSETEGMVNERTLGLMRPGAVLVNTARGRIIDEGALVAALDAGQLSGAGLDVLSAEPPPADHPLLGREDVIVTPHAAWYSREAERRCRELGSHYAIEALEGRTSEGLVNPEVLKEKE, translated from the coding sequence GTGACCGAGCAGCAGCCGGACACGATCCGTATCGTCCATCTCGATCCCGACGGCTTCGGCGATGTGAGTATGGAGCGGGCGGTCTTCGAAGCGGCTTGCGGGAATATCGTCTTCGATGCCATCTGGCCCGCTGAACGCGGGAACCTCGCGGAGATCGGGCCCGCCCATGTACTGCTGACCCACTACACGGAGATCGACGATGCCGCCATGGCGGCCATCGGTCCCGAGGTGATCGTGCGCTACGCGACCGGCGTCGACGGAGTCGATCTGGAGGCGGCCACCCGGCGCGGGATCCGCGTCACGCGGATCCCCGAATACTGCGATGCGGAGGTCGGTGAGCACGTCTTCGCCATGGCGCTCGCCCTCTGGCGCCGGCTTCCGCAATACGATACCCACGTCGACACCGGTGGCTGGGATTTCCACCACGCCGCGCCCGGTGGATCGGTCACCGATGCCACGTTCGCTTTTCTGAGGTACGGCCGCAAGGCGCGTTCCGCCGCGAAACTGGCCCGGCCACTGGGCTGCCCCATCATCGCGCATGACCCGCATATTCCCGGCGACGCGATCGCCGCCGCCGGGGCCGAGCCGGTTGCCTTCGATGAACTGTTCGCCCGTGCCGACGTCCTCTCGCTCCACAGTCCGCTGACGTCGGAAACGGAGGGCATGGTGAACGAGCGCACGCTGGGGCTGATGCGGCCCGGCGCCGTTCTGGTGAACACCGCGCGCGGACGTATCATCGACGAGGGCGCCCTCGTGGCCGCACTCGACGCCGGCCAGCTGAGCGGCGCCGGGCTGGATGTCCTGTCCGCGGAACCGCCGCCGGCGGATCACCCGCTATTGGGGCGCGAAGACGTCATCGTCACGCCGCACGCGGCCTGGTACTCACGCGAGGCCGAACGGCGCTGCCGGGAACTGGGCTCACACTACGCCATCGAGGCGCTCGAAGGCCGGACGTCGGAAGGATTGGTCAATCCGGAGGTGCTGAAAGAAAAAGAATGA
- the katG gene encoding catalase/peroxidase HPI — MAANPKDVQAGKCPVVHGANTEAGSSVMEWWPNSLNLDILHQHDRKTDPMGEGFDYREEVRKLDFDALKQDVMDLMTDSQTWWPADWGHYGGLMIRMTWHAAGSYRVFDGRGGAGTGNQRFAPINSWPDNGNLDKARRLLWPIKKKYGNRLSWADLLALAGNVAYESMGFKTFGFSFGREDIWHPEKETYWGSEKEWLATSDNEHSRYDEDRNANSLENPLAAVMMGLIYVNPEGPDGKPDPMQTAADVRVTFQRMAMNDEETVALTIGGHTVGKCHGNGDAANNGPEPEAADVEEQGLGWNNHVSRGIGRDAVTSGLEGAWTTHPTQWDHGYLEMLLDHEWQVTQSPAGANQWEPVDIKEEDMPVDVEDPSIRRKPMMTDADMALKVDPDFRKIAEKFRQNPDQLDDAFARAWFKLIHRDLGPKDRYIGPEAPTEDLLWQDPVPEGSSDYNVEAVKKQIAESGLSISDMVSTAWDSARTFRQSDKRGGANGARIRLAPQKDWAANEPERLQRVLKVLEPIAEKNGASVADVIVLAGNVGIEKAAKAAGHDIGVPFRPGRGDATEEMTDVDSFQWLEPLSDAYRNFLKKDYSVQAEDLMLDRTQLMGLTAPEMTVLVGGMRVLGTNHGGTSHGVFTDRAGQLTNDFFVNLTDMANSWHPTDSNLYEIRDRKTDEVKWTATRVDLVFGSNSILRSYAEVYAQDDNQEKFVHDFVKAWNKVMNADRFDLA; from the coding sequence ATGGCGGCAAATCCAAAAGACGTTCAGGCGGGCAAATGCCCGGTCGTGCACGGCGCCAACACCGAAGCCGGCAGCTCGGTGATGGAGTGGTGGCCGAACAGCCTGAATCTCGACATCCTCCATCAGCACGATCGCAAGACCGATCCCATGGGGGAGGGATTCGATTATCGCGAAGAAGTCCGCAAACTCGACTTCGATGCGCTCAAGCAGGACGTCATGGATCTCATGACCGACAGCCAGACCTGGTGGCCCGCCGACTGGGGCCATTATGGCGGCCTGATGATCCGTATGACCTGGCATGCCGCGGGCAGCTACCGCGTATTCGATGGTCGTGGCGGTGCCGGAACCGGCAACCAGCGCTTCGCGCCCATCAACAGCTGGCCGGACAACGGCAACCTCGACAAGGCGCGGCGGCTGCTCTGGCCGATCAAGAAGAAGTACGGCAACCGCCTGAGCTGGGCGGACCTGCTCGCCCTGGCCGGTAACGTTGCCTATGAATCCATGGGCTTCAAGACCTTCGGCTTCTCCTTTGGCCGCGAGGACATCTGGCACCCCGAGAAGGAGACCTACTGGGGCAGCGAGAAAGAATGGCTCGCCACCAGTGACAATGAGCACAGCCGCTACGACGAGGATCGGAACGCGAACTCCCTCGAAAACCCGCTGGCGGCGGTGATGATGGGCCTGATCTATGTGAACCCGGAAGGCCCGGATGGCAAACCGGATCCGATGCAGACGGCGGCGGACGTCCGCGTCACCTTCCAGCGCATGGCCATGAACGACGAGGAAACCGTCGCCCTGACCATCGGTGGTCATACGGTCGGCAAGTGCCATGGCAATGGCGATGCCGCCAACAATGGCCCCGAGCCCGAAGCAGCGGATGTCGAGGAACAGGGCCTTGGGTGGAACAACCACGTCAGCCGTGGCATCGGCCGCGATGCGGTCACCAGCGGCCTCGAAGGTGCCTGGACCACTCACCCGACCCAGTGGGACCATGGCTATCTGGAGATGCTGCTCGACCACGAGTGGCAGGTCACCCAGAGCCCCGCGGGCGCCAACCAGTGGGAGCCGGTGGACATCAAGGAAGAGGACATGCCGGTCGATGTGGAGGATCCATCGATCCGCCGCAAGCCGATGATGACCGACGCCGATATGGCGCTGAAGGTGGATCCGGACTTCCGCAAGATCGCCGAGAAGTTCCGCCAGAACCCGGACCAGCTGGATGATGCCTTCGCCCGCGCCTGGTTCAAGCTGATCCACCGCGATCTGGGCCCGAAAGACCGCTACATCGGTCCGGAAGCGCCGACCGAGGACCTCCTCTGGCAGGATCCGGTCCCGGAGGGAAGCTCGGACTACAACGTCGAGGCGGTGAAGAAGCAGATCGCCGAGAGCGGTCTCAGCATCAGTGACATGGTGTCCACCGCCTGGGACAGTGCCCGCACGTTCCGTCAGTCCGACAAGCGCGGTGGTGCCAACGGCGCCCGCATCCGTCTGGCGCCGCAGAAGGACTGGGCCGCCAATGAGCCGGAGCGTCTGCAGCGTGTGCTCAAGGTGCTCGAGCCGATCGCCGAAAAGAACGGCGCCAGCGTGGCGGACGTGATCGTCCTGGCCGGTAACGTGGGTATCGAGAAGGCCGCAAAAGCGGCGGGCCATGATATCGGCGTACCGTTCCGGCCCGGTCGTGGCGACGCCACCGAGGAAATGACCGACGTGGACTCCTTCCAGTGGCTCGAGCCGCTTTCGGACGCCTATCGCAACTTCCTGAAGAAGGACTACAGCGTCCAGGCGGAAGACCTGATGCTCGACCGCACCCAGCTCATGGGTCTGACCGCACCCGAGATGACGGTGCTGGTCGGCGGTATGCGCGTCCTCGGTACCAACCATGGCGGCACCAGCCACGGCGTGTTCACCGATCGTGCGGGCCAGTTGACCAACGACTTCTTTGTCAACCTGACGGACATGGCCAACAGCTGGCACCCGACGGACAGCAATCTCTACGAGATCCGTGACCGCAAGACCGATGAAGTGAAGTGGACCGCCACGCGGGTCGACCTGGTATTCGGCTCGAACTCCATTCTGCGTTCCTACGCCGAGGTCTATGCGCAGGACGACAACCAGGAGAAGTTCGTGCACGACTTCGTCAAGGCGTGGAATAAGGTCATGAACGCGGACCGCTTCGACCTCGCCTGA
- a CDS encoding GGDEF domain-containing protein, with protein sequence MEVAYIRRMSHALHEPPQYFMDLLLDAVCVVDRESRFLFISAAGERIFGYPPDEMIGRPVLDFVHPEDRERTRSAIREILDGEQKPHFENRYLRKDGKTAHIMWSARWSARDQVRIAVARDITERKRAESLQRAIYAISEAANRDEGLLTLFQGIDATLRDLLPIDDLVVTLVDADTGEAGCPWPIEPDDPGGDPERELMRQLGSVVAEDGEALLLTPDSVDATKQPFDTPPDALNHIAVPLESGNGVVGSLVARADLGSVRFSDEDRNRLQLISVQIAAAIERRVLHLRLERMARYDQLTGLPNRALFLDRLATAVTATARKQAHLAVLYLDLDEFKHVNDTFGHAAGDQLLKEVAHRLTDCIRGADTVGRLGGDEFVVLLEGIERVTDGATIAKKIAAAFAAPFGLAAGTVQVSSSIGIAVYPEDGLNADELIGHADTTMYRAKRSQTGTGPGWTL encoded by the coding sequence ATGGAAGTTGCGTATATTCGGCGGATGTCCCATGCGCTCCACGAGCCCCCGCAATATTTCATGGACCTGCTGCTCGATGCGGTCTGCGTGGTCGATCGCGAGAGCCGGTTCCTGTTTATCAGTGCGGCCGGCGAGCGGATATTCGGATATCCGCCCGACGAGATGATCGGGCGCCCGGTGCTCGACTTCGTTCATCCCGAGGACCGGGAACGGACCCGGAGCGCGATTCGCGAAATTCTCGACGGTGAGCAGAAACCGCACTTCGAGAATCGCTACCTGCGCAAGGATGGCAAGACGGCACATATCATGTGGTCCGCGCGCTGGTCGGCGCGCGACCAGGTCCGGATCGCCGTCGCCCGCGACATCACCGAGCGCAAACGGGCGGAATCCCTCCAGAGGGCCATTTACGCCATCTCGGAGGCGGCCAATCGGGATGAGGGCCTGCTGACGCTGTTCCAGGGCATCGACGCAACGCTCCGCGATCTGCTCCCGATCGATGATCTGGTCGTCACGCTTGTCGACGCCGACACGGGAGAGGCTGGATGCCCCTGGCCCATCGAACCGGATGACCCGGGCGGCGATCCGGAGCGCGAGCTGATGCGGCAGCTCGGGTCTGTCGTGGCGGAGGACGGCGAAGCCCTGTTGTTGACGCCGGATTCCGTCGACGCGACGAAACAGCCGTTCGACACCCCGCCCGATGCACTTAATCACATCGCGGTCCCGCTCGAGTCGGGAAACGGTGTCGTCGGTTCGCTGGTCGCCCGCGCTGATCTCGGCTCGGTACGTTTCAGCGATGAGGATCGGAACCGGCTCCAGCTTATCTCGGTCCAGATCGCGGCGGCGATCGAACGCCGGGTGTTGCACCTCCGTCTTGAGCGCATGGCGCGGTACGATCAATTGACGGGACTCCCGAACCGGGCGCTTTTCCTCGATCGTCTCGCGACCGCCGTAACAGCGACGGCCCGAAAGCAGGCGCATCTTGCGGTGCTATACCTCGATCTCGATGAGTTCAAGCACGTAAACGATACTTTCGGCCATGCGGCGGGCGATCAACTGCTGAAAGAAGTCGCTCATCGCTTGACCGATTGTATTCGTGGTGCGGACACCGTCGGCCGCCTCGGTGGTGATGAGTTCGTCGTATTGCTGGAGGGCATCGAACGGGTCACGGATGGTGCAACCATCGCGAAAAAGATCGCCGCGGCTTTTGCAGCACCTTTTGGCCTCGCGGCCGGTACGGTGCAGGTATCGAGCAGTATTGGAATCGCCGTATATCCTGAAGACGGACTGAATGCCGATGAACTGATCGGGCATGCCGACACCACGATGTACAGGGCGAAACGATCGCAGACGGGAACCGGGCCCGGTTGGACTCTGTAG